Part of the Candidatus Moraniibacteriota bacterium genome is shown below.
CCTCTCGACACAGTCTTTCCATGAACACCCGGCGCATAAGCCTTCCGCACCATAGCGCACTTCGGAGAAAAACACCGCTCTCCTTTCAGGAAGAGCTTCTCCCCTGCTCGTCGACACAGCTTGCATTTGTCCAAATTTCTCGCCATAAAACCCGTGCTACAAAATTCAATAGAGAATCCCTTTCTAAAAAACTACACTCGACGCGGCTTCCGCGGACGACACCCTCCATGAGGAAGTGGAGTAATGTCACGAATAGACAGCAATGTCAATCCATTGTTTGCCAATGCACGAACCGCAGCCTCTCGACCACTTCCAACACCACGAACAAACACCTCAACTTCCTGGAGTCCGAATTTCCGAGTCTTCTCAACCACTTCGCTCACTACCTGCGTCGCAGCATACGGCGTTGACTTCTTGGCGCCTTTGAAACCCATATGTCCAGAACTTGACCATGCAAGGGTTGCTCCGTTCATATCAGCGAGCGTCACAATCGTATTGTTGTAACTACACCGCACATTCGCGCGACCACGGGCAATCTGATTCTTCCATTTCTTTTTCTTCTTTGCTGCCGCTCCGTCAGAATCAGAAGGTGCCTCTTTCGATGCGACCACCTCCTCAATATCTTCGGTTGACTGCTTTACTTTGTCCTTTTCTCCAGTCATAAAATATGTCTCGTAGAGGTAAACTTGTTTCCTACATTCCTCATCTATTTTTACTCATCAAATTCCGTGGAATTGGCAGATACTCTCAGACCACAAACACACTCCTAACTCTATGTCTTTTCTGCCGCCTTACGACGTCCACTTCCCATAGTTTTTCGGACATTTCCGCGAATGGTTCGCGTATTTGTCTTGGTGCGCTGCCCACGAACGGGAAGACCTTTCTGATGGCGGATACCACGGTAACAAGAAATCTCCTTGAGTCGCTTTACATTCATTTTGACCGCATGTCGAAGTTCTCCTTCAACGCGATATTTCTTCTCAATGAAGTCTCGCAAACGGTTTGCATCTTCAATCGGAAGGTCTTTTGATCGAGTATCTGGATTGAGGGACAACTCCTGAAGGATCTTTCGACTCGTAATGAGTCCGATACCATAAACAGAGGTAAGCGCAATTTCAATGCGCTTTTGATCGGGAATGTTGATACCAGCTATGCGAACCATAGAATTCTCTCTTATCAGTAAAACGGGAAGTGAAAAACTATCCCTGTCGTTGCTTATGTTTCTTCACGGCACAAATAACATAAAGATGCCCTCTTCGCTTTACCACCTTACAGTGTGCACATATTTTTTTGACTGATGCTCTCACTTTCATATCGATAGAGTAAAGAGGGAACCAATGCGGAAAATAACCAATTGAACATTTTTCGATATCGTCTTTCTATTTGAGACGATGGACAATACGTCCACGGTTCAAATCATACGGGCTCATTTCGAGAGTCACACGGTCTCCCGGAAGCAAGCGAATATAATTGACTCGCATCCTCCCAGAAATATGCGCCAGTACCTCATGTCCATTCTCGAGTCGTACCCGAAACGAGGTACTCGGAAGCGACTCTATCACCTCCCCTTCAACACGAATGATTTCTTTGTCTTTGTTCGAACCCATATACGCCCCATGGGCAATGCTGGAAATTAGAAATGCTTCTCTCTCTTCAAATGTCTGTTCGGGAACTATACAGGAAACTGTTTAGAAACGCAAATAGGCGCAAAGAAACGGCAGGTATTTTCTGCCGCCGACGAACACACAAGCAAGGGACCGGTCTACCGAGAAAGTCATTCCTCATGCTAGCGTTTCTTTCGCGCGTCGATCCGAACGTCTCCGTTCCGATTACAAACTTAGGTTTTTTGAGAGCACTGAGTATTCTAGCTAATGGTTGGAATTTTGTCAACAGCACCTTTCTCTCGACCACAATGAAAGAAAATTCACCGCTCCCATCGGGCAGAAGAGCCGCATGGCAGGATAATATTTTCTCTCTGTGTCGCAAGTCCAAGCTCAAATGAAGAACAGTTACCACCATACTTCTTCCCCACTGTGAGCGCCAACATATTGTGTATCACCTGCGGAGAAAGTCCGGTTGTATAGGAGTTGACCAAAACAAAGAGTGGCTGATCAGAGAGGATGTCTGTCGAACGATCAAGCAACGAAAAAAGTTGTTCCTCTACCTTCCATATTTCCCCTTTGGGCCCACGGCCAAATGAAGGTGGATCCATAATAATAGCGTCATACTTATTCCCGCGACGAGCCTCTCGCTCGACAAACTTGAGCGCATCATCGGGAATGAGACGAACGGACGCATGAGCAAGTCCGCTCAATTCAAGGTTTTCTTTCGCGCGCGTCGTCATACCCTTCGAGGCATCCACGTGACAAACTTCCGCGCCGGCATATGCCGCCGCAACCGTCGCGCCGCCAGTATAGGCGAAGAGATTTAGAACACGAACTGGCTTCGACGCCGATTGAATTTTCTCAATCATCCAATCCCAATTCACTGCCTGCTCAGGAAAAAGACCTGTGTGCTTGAACCCCATGAGTTCGATACGAAAACGTAACGCTTTGTATGAAATAGTCCACATCTTTGGCAAAGTCTCTGCAGATTCCCAAGCGCCACCTCCATCACTGCTTCGGCGATACTGTGCATCGGGCACATTCCACCGTTTATCCTCCCCCTGCGGCCATATCGCCTGCGGATCCGGACGTCGCAAGACAAACTCCCCCCAACGTTCCAACTTCTCTCCTCCACTTGCATCACCACGCGGAGTATTGCGAGCATGTCCGCCCACAACATGTGGAGCAGTGCCTCGATCGACAGATACCACGCCAGCATCAATCAATTCGTAGTCCGTCCAATCAGTAGCGATTCGCATAAGGTCAATCAGAAATATATATCGTCGTTCATCTACAAAAACATGAGTCTAGACATTCCTCCGTCGTCGCAAGAGCACGCGGAGTGTCTTGAGACAAATGGAAATATCAAGCCACAATGACCAATTCTCGATATAGAAAATATCAAGCTTATACTCCCCTTCAAATGAAAGATCCGAACGACCCGAAACCTGAGCCATACCAGTAATGCCCGGCTTAATCGTAAGCAGACGTCGATGGTACTCCTTGTATTTTTCCACCTCTCTTGCCTGATGCGGTCGAGGCCCAACCAAACTCATAGAGCCCAGGAAGGCATTGAAAAACTGCGGCAATTCATCGATTGAAAATCGCTCGATAAACGCGCCAACATTCGTTTTCCGAGGATCGTCTTTAATCTTATAGAGCACCTCATCACGCACATTTCGCTCGGCAATAAGTTGCTGTTCATAGGCAAGCGCCTGTTCAAAATTGGGATTCTCTTTCGTAATGCAATACTTCCATCGTATATAGCGAAACTTGTACACAAAAAACTCCTTTCCATCTTCACCGATTCGTTTGTTTTTATAAATAACCGGACCAGCTGAATCCTCAAGCTTGATGAGCAAAGCAACTACAAGCATAAGTGGCGAGAACACCACAATAAGTATCGCCGAAGCAATAATATCAAACGCGCGCTTCAAAATCTTACCCCACCCGTCAAGTGGCGTATGCTCCGCCTCAATAAATGGCTCTCCTTCAAACATGCGTATAGAAAATCGCGATGTTTGAAGTGTCGTCGGAAGATATTTGTAAACAATATTATTCACCTGGCAATAATCAAGAAGCTTCGTCTGCTCCTCATCAGGAACAGACGGATCGCAAACAATAATTTCATCGACACCTCGTGTTTTCCGAATCTCTTTAATTTCGCGAATACTTGCCGAGCCAATCGTCGCAGAAAGCCGATACCCGAGCCAGGGCTTCTCTCTGAATATTTTTGAGAGACGAGCAAGGACGCCATTTCGTCCTACAAGCAAAATACGATGCACCCCAATACCTCGATGTATCAGGAGCCACTGTTGCGCCGAATGAATCAAGAATCGACCAATAACAACGAAGACAACCGAGAGTGTCCACGCAAGTAAGATAATAAACCGAGAAGAGAACCATTCGCGCTTCAAGAAGACCGCAATAATCAATACTACAAGCGCAAGCGATGTCGCAGAGAAAACCTTGTAAGCTTCCTGCCAAAACTTCCGTGTTGTGCGAATATCATAGAGCCCTTCAAACGCATAGAGAAGCAAGAAAAACGGTGCAACGAAAAGCGTAATCGTAAAATATTCATTGAAGGAAAATACTCCGCCAATGCGCCCCAGTTCAAAAAACATACGCGTCTCCGGGAGATCGCGAATCATAAACGCCGCAAGCGCCGCACCGACTATCATGCAGTAGTCCATCGGCACGCGAATAGCGCTGAAAAAAAGTTCCGATCGTTTCATAGAAGATACTTCTAAATCTTGATCTTGCCTAAAGGTTTTCGGAAAGAGATATATCAAGACGGGCGATAAGCCGGATTCTGTTCCTCATTTCCTCGAAAGAAAACAAGGTGCAACCATTTCTCTTGCTGTTGTGTTGCCACAACAATCATTTGCGGCACACCCTCTCTCACCGAAGCGAGACAGGGTACGGCCTTGCACACCGGTAAGGATTTAGCCGTTTCACTCCCACCCCCATTTCAAGAACGATTTGCAGAGAGCGCAAACAAAAAGTGAATTGATTTCACCTTTATTGCTATCAACAACACCAATCTTTCCAAAAATAGGGGCAGGACTCCACTTCGAATATTACTACTCGAAATGCCTCAATTGGTTTCCCCATTGAGCGTCTCTGTTCGCACCTCTCCTGCATCGAAACACAGGCGACGGGTATTACCCGCTACCATCTTTTTCTTTCAAAAGCATACGCTCTCGAAAGAAAGCGTGTCCGGACTTTCCTCCCTCCCCGCGCCTCTTTCAGGAAAGATTTATGAATCAGCAAGCACGCAAACGAATCAGCTTCGCCTTTGTACTCGTAACTGTTTCGGGTTTCCTTAAAAAGGTGCGGGGTCGGGCGATTGCCTGCCCGCCTTGATATATTTCCTTGTTGTCAAAGATCGATTCCTGCTACGAAATACTACTACAAAACAAGAGAAATGTCAACGCATCCTCACAGAAAAATAGAGGCGAAACAGCTCATTTCAGGCATTTTTTGAATCACAAGAACGCTCATGAAAGACGGATTGTCCCTCCAAGACGAGATTCAATGCCTCGGGTGATTTCTAAGAAAACAGCATCAGCTTCTTCTCCGGTAAGTGCTCGATCTTCACGTCCGAGGCGTATATGAAAGGCGAGACTCCGTCCCTCATCAGGACTCACATATCGATCAAAGACTTCAACACCCAGCACAAGACCCTGCCCCGAAGAAATCATGCAATCTTTCACCTCAGAAACAGTTGTACGCGGAGGAACGAAACAGGAAAGATCACGCAACGTCTCGGGGTATTTCCGAATTGGCGTAAAGATTGTATCTGTCGAAATTGCAGAAAGCAATTTCCGAGTGTCACATTCGAAAAGAGCGACGCGTCCCGATATTCCCATCGCTTTCACGAGTAAGGGATGTGCTTCTCCTACCATGCCAATACACTCATTATGAAAAGTGACAATATCCGCCGTGCGCGCAGGATGCCACAAGGACAACTCAGTACCCTGGTGTGGACGAATCGAATACGACACGCGTAAGGCGCCCAAGAGACGCGCCACATCCGAAGTCAATGTCGAAAAAGAAACAGCCTCATCATGCTTCGATGAAATCCGGACCGCCCCGGACACGAATCGGGTTTCCAAAACAACTCCTTCGGAGAGCTTATACGCTTTCCCCAGCTCAAACATTCTGATGTTCTGAAAGCGTCGCCCATTAAATTGAATATTCTTGAGAAGCCCCGGAAGAAGACTCTGCCGAACAAGTGCCTGATCAGGATTCATTGGATTTTCCAGAGAGAGATGTTCGTCGCGATTGAGATGCAATTGCTTCGCATCCGATTCGCTATAGAAAGAATAGTTGAGAGTTTCCGTAAATCCATTTGCCGAGAGATGCGCTCGCACAGATGCTTCGTGAGAACGAATAGGGTCTTCGAGAGTAGATGCGAACAGAAAGTTTGGAGCCCCACTCTCTATGCGGTCATAGCCGATGCCTTTTCCAATCTCTTCTGCGATATCCGCAACTGATTCGACGTCAATCCGATACAAAGGCGGGGTGACGGATATATTTTTCCCCGCAAGAGACACCCCAAAACCGCGAAGCTTGAGCAGTGTCATCATCTCTTTTGTTGAAATATCTGCGCCAAGAAGTGTCGTCACTTCGTGCGGAGAAAACTCGATTGATTTCAATACTGCAAGGATTTTATGTTCATCGACAATAGAAGTCTCTTCACTTCCAGCAATATGCGCCACTACCTCCAAGAGTCGCACTAGAGCGCGTTCAGTCAAATCAGACGAAAGTCCCTTCTCAAATCGAGCTGACGCATCACTCTCGATACCAAGTTGCGTCCGTGTTCGCCGGATAGAAACGGGGTCAAAATGCGCCGCTTCAAAAAAGACATTTTTTGTCTCCACTGTCACACCCGAATCCGCCCCACCCATAATACCGCCAAGAGCAAGCGCTCGATCCTCATCTGCAATTACAATATCTTCCGCGCCAAGCACATACGACTTCCCATCCAGAAGCGTCAGTGTTTCTCCAAACTTCGCAAAACGTGGACCTATTACTTTCTGTTCCGAGCCGGCAATTATGTCCCAATCAAATGCATGGAGCGGTTGTCCCAACTCAAGCATGATAAGATTGGTCGCATCGACAATGTTGTTGATGGAGCGCATTCCGAAAACACTCAAGCGATCAACGAGCCACTTCGGCGAGGTACCGACAGTGACATCTCGAACAAGCGCCCCAATGTACCGAAGACTCTTCTCTCCAGCATCAAGCGAAATGGTAAAGGAATGTTTGTCGTTTGATTTCGGCAGGATGAGCCCGTCATAATCATAGTCGAAGACACGTCCTTCAAGTGCCGCAATCTCACGCGCAAGCCCCACATGCGACAAACAATCATGCCCCCGATCCGGCAAGATCTTTACATCAAGAACCGAGTCAGCCGAGGAAAGAAAGTCCGTAAGAGAAATGCCCACTTCAGCCCCTTCTGGCAATACAAGAATGCCATCATGATTCTCTCCAAGCTCAAGTTCTTTCTCAGAACAAATCATGCCATCTGAAGAAGCTCCTCGAATTTCCGTTTTCTTGATAGCGACATCTCCAGGAAGAATCGCACCAGGAAGTGCCACAGCTACCTTCTGACCCAACTCGAGATTTGGCGCACCGCAGACAATAGTCTTCTCGCCCATCCCGCCGATATCGACACGGGCAACACGCAAACGATCAGCATTTGGATGTCCCTCAACCGAAAGAACCTGCCCAACAAACACTTCCGGAACCGCAAATCCGACAGGAATCACCTCTTCCACCTCAAACGCCCGCATCGTCAAAAATGCCGCGAGTTCCTCGGGAGTTTTCTCCGTACCAGAAAGTTCCTTGAGCCAACGATAGCTAAATTTCATAAATCAAGAACCTGTTGAAAAAATATCGTAACGAACCTTTCTATAAGCACTCTCTAAAACTGAGTAAGAAATCGCAAGTCGCCACTCTGAAAAAGACGGATGTCGGGAATTTTGTATTTCATCATAGCGAGGCGATTCGTTCCAAACCCCCAAGCAAATCCCTTCCATCGATCACGCTCGTACCCAGCCGCCTCAAAAACATTTTGATGCACCATTCCCGCGCCACCTACCTCAAGCCAACCTGTCCCATGACACGACGAGCATCCCTTGCCATCGCAAACGGTACAGGCAATATCAAATTCGAAACCTGGCTCGACAAAAGGAAAATAGCTCGGACGAAGCCGGACATCGATATGCTTCCCAAAGAAGCGGCTGAAGAAGAGCTCCGCAATATACTTAAAATTTCCGACAGACACGTCAGCATCGACAAAAAGCGATTCGAACTGATAGAACGTGTGCTCATGCGACGCATCGGTCGCCTCCGAACGAAAAATCCGCCCCGGCACAATAATGCGAAAAGGCGGCGTATGCGTTTCCATATACCGCACCTGAACCGGCGACGTGTGCGTCCGCAACAAGAGACGGCCGCTTTTGTTGTTGGTTGTTGGTTGTGTGTTGTTGGTAGCCTCTTGGCGGAGCCAGAAGGTGTCTTGCATGTCCCGCGCCGGATGATCCGCAGGCACATTGAGCGCATCGAAATTATAAAACTCCGTCTCCACCTCAGGACCATCAGCGATGTCGAAACCAAGCGAACGGAAAATATCGCAAATCTCCTGCTCGACCTGCGTCAAAATATGGATGTGTCCAATCGGAAGCACTTCCCCCGAATCCGTCACATCGATCCATTCTTTCTCCGCATCAAAACTCGCCGCCTCCAGTCGAACCCTCGCCATCTCGCTTGCTTCGGCAATCTCTTGCTTTGCCATATTGGCACGACTCCCCAGCTCGCGCCGTTCATCAGGCGAGAGCGTTGCAAGACTTTTCAAAAATTGTGTGAGTGCACTCTTGCGCCCCAAGAATTCTACTTGTTTCTCGCGAAACGCATCCAAATTCCCCACCCCCTCAAATGCAAGGAGTGCCGACCGCTTCAGCTCATCCAAAGTATCCATATTCATACCCCTCATTGTAGCCACACCCTCCCCCGCTGTCAAAAAAAGACCTCGCCACACCGGCAAGGTCAAAGGTCAACCAAATACATTCGATTCTTTCGTTTCTTCCTTAAGTCAAGGTGATTTACCGCGGTCTTCCGATATACCAAAATCTCCAGCGTACTCGAATCATACCCGACAGGCACACTCAATCCCATTTCCTGAGCCTTCATGATAATGCCTGTCCATAGTGTTACCGTATTGACCGACGGCCAATCGTAGTCTGGATTCGCCTGCAAAGCCTGCCCATTCGCTTCTGGCACGCCCCAGAGTTCCAAGACACCTTCACTCGTCACGTCGTACCAAAGCACGCTCGGATTGAACATGGCTTCAGCCGACTGAGCTGCGTTGGCAATCATAGTGAAAGCCAACAGAATGATAACATGGTATTTCTTCATCTCTTTTCACTCCGCTCTTTCAGTTGAACAGCAATTGCAATGCCGCAGGACTCGCCTTCTTGGTAGATGGCGTCCGCAATGGCGCTACATTCGGATCCGGACCGGTGACGGGCGAGGACGACATGTCTCGAACAAGAAAGGTTGATTCCCTGCAGTCATTTGTCTCATTCGTCTCCGAAATCTGGCTGTCGTAGTCGATACATGCCCGAGCGGCATGCACGCCGATTTCGGCAACACCCTGGGATATATCGACACTTTCCACTTTAGTCATACCTCCTTTGAGGTTTTCCCGCCTCACTTGATCAAACCCAACAAAGACGCCGTCGATGGCATAGGATATGCGGACTACATCTGGACCAAAATTTTCTCCGAGATTGGCAACGGTCACCTCGAAGGTAAATGCTTCGTTCGGATCGAAAATCGCTTCGCCCAAATTCAGATTCGTCACAGCAACATCGGGATCACTTACCACGTCAAAACGATATTCGTCATGGCAGTTGTCTCCTTCATCAGATTCCGCAATCTTTTTGTCGCCGTCATTGCCATCCGTATCTGCACAGGCAGTGATATTGAACTTTCCCGGATATTCGAAAGCGGGAATGATTTGATAGACTCGACGGGATTGTCCCGCCGACAAATCAGTCATGCTCTCGTGTCCCAGGTTGTCGGGATCGTGATCACGATAGTTTCCTTTGGACAAGTAGCAGCGATTCGCCCAGGTGCCCCAAGCTCCGGCTTCTCCGGTATTCTTGACCTGGATGTTGCAGTAGCTTCGTTCTCCGATATGGATTTGGGAAAGATGCGGGCTGTCCCTATCGGCTTCTTTCACCAGATACAGTTCGTGAACGATGAGATTGGGGAGGTCGCCCGGGTGTTTGCCTCCGGTGATGGGAGGGGGATTGAAGACTTCAACTCCGCCACTGCCCGACTGGAGAGCATTTTCGTCCAGGATTGTCCCGTAACCACCGCCCTGACTGCCTAGACTGCCTATTGGCGACGTCGGACACGAAGATGAAGAGAGAGTGTAGAATTTTCCATTCTTCTGGTCAAAGTAGTACCAGTTGGTTGCGTGTTCGCAAAGCGCACTGTACTGTCCGTGAACCCAGCAAAATGGACAGTAACCATCGCCTGGAAGAGCCCTTGCGTCCTTGGTAATGCAGGTAGCCCTCGAAATATCTCCTCCAACCTTATCTTCGAAATGCAGAAAACGACCGGGGTACTTATTCTCTCCAGGAATAAGAGTGCGCGTTTGATACAACCAATCTCCTTTACCGTTATACTCGGCAATTTCAACCGAAGCCAAAGACCCGTCACTATGAACATTGATTTTGTAGACAAATGCCACGTGACCAACGCTACCAGCTCCAGGCTCGTACGAATTCCATTGCGCCACACTACCCACTGCCGGATACTGATCGATACGAATGCCTACCATGCCAGCTCGGTCCGAATCATCCCAGAGATTAGCATTGCCCCACTTAGCAACCCCGCCATACTGATTAGTGAATTGCACACCACTAAGGTTGAGGCGATAGGCGACATACGAGGTACAGTTGCAAACAGCGAAGTTCCATGCATCGGGCTGATCATGATTACTCGGGCACAACCCACTCACCTTCTTTGCCTGTTCATATCCCGAATCTAATTCGGCAGACACATTCCACGAAATCACGGCCAAACAAACAGCCGAGATGGCCGATTGTTTCAATGTTAACGAACCTTTCACGATAAATCTCCTTCTGTTTCATTGAACAAGATATTCTCTTGAAGCCCCTAACTGTTTCGGAAACTTCTTTGAGAATACCTTCCAGAAAAATTCTCATTTTTTCAATTCACGGACTTTGCTATGCCATTCTTCAACGTTAAGACCAAGCCCCGCTGGGTTAAAAATAGAACCAAACACCTGAGCAACCCCGTAAGTGGCGTCATAAACTCTTTGATCAAAGGCGCAGGGAGATTGAGAACTTTCATAATATACAAAGAATGAATCAAATCTTATAACTGCAACTGTTTCGTTCGCGTAAGAATCTTTGTATTCTAAATCAGATTGCTTCCCCTCCATCCGAGTTACAATACCCCCTGGAAATTCTTCTTGAGAACAATTCTCTTTATCAAGTCCTATCAATGTCTTTGT
Proteins encoded:
- the rpsK gene encoding 30S ribosomal protein S11 is translated as MTGEKDKVKQSTEDIEEVVASKEAPSDSDGAAAKKKKKWKNQIARGRANVRCSYNNTIVTLADMNGATLAWSSSGHMGFKGAKKSTPYAATQVVSEVVEKTRKFGLQEVEVFVRGVGSGREAAVRALANNGLTLLSIRDITPLPHGGCRPRKPRRV
- the rpsM gene encoding 30S ribosomal protein S13, which codes for MVRIAGINIPDQKRIEIALTSVYGIGLITSRKILQELSLNPDTRSKDLPIEDANRLRDFIEKKYRVEGELRHAVKMNVKRLKEISCYRGIRHQKGLPVRGQRTKTNTRTIRGNVRKTMGSGRRKAAEKT
- the rpmJ gene encoding 50S ribosomal protein L36 translates to MKVRASVKKICAHCKVVKRRGHLYVICAVKKHKQRQG
- the infA gene encoding translation initiation factor IF-1, which translates into the protein MGSNKDKEIIRVEGEVIESLPSTSFRVRLENGHEVLAHISGRMRVNYIRLLPGDRVTLEMSPYDLNRGRIVHRLK
- a CDS encoding class I SAM-dependent methyltransferase — translated: MRIATDWTDYELIDAGVVSVDRGTAPHVVGGHARNTPRGDASGGEKLERWGEFVLRRPDPQAIWPQGEDKRWNVPDAQYRRSSDGGGAWESAETLPKMWTISYKALRFRIELMGFKHTGLFPEQAVNWDWMIEKIQSASKPVRVLNLFAYTGGATVAAAYAGAEVCHVDASKGMTTRAKENLELSGLAHASVRLIPDDALKFVEREARRGNKYDAIIMDPPSFGRGPKGEIWKVEEQLFSLLDRSTDILSDQPLFVLVNSYTTGLSPQVIHNMLALTVGKKYGGNCSSFELGLATQRENIILPCGSSARWER
- a CDS encoding sugar transferase, yielding MKRSELFFSAIRVPMDYCMIVGAALAAFMIRDLPETRMFFELGRIGGVFSFNEYFTITLFVAPFFLLLYAFEGLYDIRTTRKFWQEAYKVFSATSLALVVLIIAVFLKREWFSSRFIILLAWTLSVVFVVIGRFLIHSAQQWLLIHRGIGVHRILLVGRNGVLARLSKIFREKPWLGYRLSATIGSASIREIKEIRKTRGVDEIIVCDPSVPDEEQTKLLDYCQVNNIVYKYLPTTLQTSRFSIRMFEGEPFIEAEHTPLDGWGKILKRAFDIIASAILIVVFSPLMLVVALLIKLEDSAGPVIYKNKRIGEDGKEFFVYKFRYIRWKYCITKENPNFEQALAYEQQLIAERNVRDEVLYKIKDDPRKTNVGAFIERFSIDELPQFFNAFLGSMSLVGPRPHQAREVEKYKEYHRRLLTIKPGITGMAQVSGRSDLSFEGEYKLDIFYIENWSLWLDISICLKTLRVLLRRRRNV
- a CDS encoding phenylalanine--tRNA ligase subunit beta, with protein sequence MKFSYRWLKELSGTEKTPEELAAFLTMRAFEVEEVIPVGFAVPEVFVGQVLSVEGHPNADRLRVARVDIGGMGEKTIVCGAPNLELGQKVAVALPGAILPGDVAIKKTEIRGASSDGMICSEKELELGENHDGILVLPEGAEVGISLTDFLSSADSVLDVKILPDRGHDCLSHVGLAREIAALEGRVFDYDYDGLILPKSNDKHSFTISLDAGEKSLRYIGALVRDVTVGTSPKWLVDRLSVFGMRSINNIVDATNLIMLELGQPLHAFDWDIIAGSEQKVIGPRFAKFGETLTLLDGKSYVLGAEDIVIADEDRALALGGIMGGADSGVTVETKNVFFEAAHFDPVSIRRTRTQLGIESDASARFEKGLSSDLTERALVRLLEVVAHIAGSEETSIVDEHKILAVLKSIEFSPHEVTTLLGADISTKEMMTLLKLRGFGVSLAGKNISVTPPLYRIDVESVADIAEEIGKGIGYDRIESGAPNFLFASTLEDPIRSHEASVRAHLSANGFTETLNYSFYSESDAKQLHLNRDEHLSLENPMNPDQALVRQSLLPGLLKNIQFNGRRFQNIRMFELGKAYKLSEGVVLETRFVSGAVRISSKHDEAVSFSTLTSDVARLLGALRVSYSIRPHQGTELSLWHPARTADIVTFHNECIGMVGEAHPLLVKAMGISGRVALFECDTRKLLSAISTDTIFTPIRKYPETLRDLSCFVPPRTTVSEVKDCMISSGQGLVLGVEVFDRYVSPDEGRSLAFHIRLGREDRALTGEEADAVFLEITRGIESRLGGTIRLS
- the pheS gene encoding phenylalanine--tRNA ligase subunit alpha, whose protein sequence is MDTLDELKRSALLAFEGVGNLDAFREKQVEFLGRKSALTQFLKSLATLSPDERRELGSRANMAKQEIAEASEMARVRLEAASFDAEKEWIDVTDSGEVLPIGHIHILTQVEQEICDIFRSLGFDIADGPEVETEFYNFDALNVPADHPARDMQDTFWLRQEATNNTQPTTNNKSGRLLLRTHTSPVQVRYMETHTPPFRIIVPGRIFRSEATDASHEHTFYQFESLFVDADVSVGNFKYIAELFFSRFFGKHIDVRLRPSYFPFVEPGFEFDIACTVCDGKGCSSCHGTGWLEVGGAGMVHQNVFEAAGYERDRWKGFAWGFGTNRLAMMKYKIPDIRLFQSGDLRFLTQF
- a CDS encoding CHAP domain-containing protein: MISWNVSAELDSGYEQAKKVSGLCPSNHDQPDAWNFAVCNCTSYVAYRLNLSGVQFTNQYGGVAKWGNANLWDDSDRAGMVGIRIDQYPAVGSVAQWNSYEPGAGSVGHVAFVYKINVHSDGSLASVEIAEYNGKGDWLYQTRTLIPGENKYPGRFLHFEDKVGGDISRATCITKDARALPGDGYCPFCWVHGQYSALCEHATNWYYFDQKNGKFYTLSSSSCPTSPIGSLGSQGGGYGTILDENALQSGSGGVEVFNPPPITGGKHPGDLPNLIVHELYLVKEADRDSPHLSQIHIGERSYCNIQVKNTGEAGAWGTWANRCYLSKGNYRDHDPDNLGHESMTDLSAGQSRRVYQIIPAFEYPGKFNITACADTDGNDGDKKIAESDEGDNCHDEYRFDVVSDPDVAVTNLNLGEAIFDPNEAFTFEVTVANLGENFGPDVVRISYAIDGVFVGFDQVRRENLKGGMTKVESVDISQGVAEIGVHAARACIDYDSQISETNETNDCRESTFLVRDMSSSPVTGPDPNVAPLRTPSTKKASPAALQLLFN